One Spirochaeta africana DSM 8902 genomic window carries:
- a CDS encoding mannose-1-phosphate guanylyltransferase gives MVDNVLILAGGSGTRLWPASTRTRPKQFMELGDGVSLLAKAVERARCACPHGKVVVVTHHSQVDQTAEVLISEAPGSGAVVLPEPMARNTAPAITAGLRYLESRSEAGITLVLPADHLITPLEEFADDMERGAALARDGNLVTFGIKPTRPETGYGYIEAGAPVLQGRAVRNFCEKPDRKTAEEYVEAGTYLWNSGMFMFDSAVFLQELEKLQPEILQGLPADPELFPQHGEEVPIIGDQGALEHRYAHLPNISVDYAVMEKSELCTVVEARFRWNDVGSWDEVAVIAPELHDRTWNPEGDTPVIQIGSGENFVFADQPVALIGVSDLHIVQKNGMLLIARKGQAQKVKDVVEQLRSDGAVDFT, from the coding sequence ATGGTGGACAATGTTTTGATACTTGCCGGTGGTTCCGGTACCCGATTATGGCCTGCATCCACGCGAACCCGTCCCAAACAGTTCATGGAGCTGGGAGACGGGGTGTCGCTGCTGGCCAAGGCGGTTGAGCGTGCCCGCTGTGCCTGTCCCCATGGCAAGGTGGTGGTGGTAACCCATCACAGCCAGGTCGACCAGACCGCCGAGGTGCTGATTTCCGAGGCCCCCGGCAGCGGAGCGGTGGTGCTGCCCGAGCCAATGGCCCGCAACACCGCACCGGCCATCACCGCCGGGCTGCGTTACCTCGAGTCGCGCAGCGAGGCAGGAATCACCCTGGTGCTGCCTGCTGATCACCTGATCACCCCGCTGGAGGAGTTCGCCGACGACATGGAGCGTGGGGCAGCGCTGGCCCGCGATGGCAACCTGGTAACCTTCGGCATAAAACCGACCCGTCCCGAAACCGGTTACGGCTATATCGAGGCTGGCGCACCGGTCCTGCAGGGGCGTGCGGTGCGTAACTTCTGCGAAAAGCCCGACAGGAAAACCGCCGAGGAGTATGTCGAGGCCGGCACCTATCTCTGGAACTCCGGGATGTTCATGTTTGACAGCGCGGTATTCCTGCAGGAGCTGGAGAAGCTGCAGCCCGAGATCCTGCAGGGGCTGCCGGCCGACCCTGAACTCTTCCCGCAGCACGGCGAGGAGGTCCCGATTATCGGCGACCAGGGTGCCCTGGAGCATCGATATGCCCACCTGCCGAACATCTCGGTGGACTATGCCGTTATGGAGAAGAGCGAGCTGTGTACCGTGGTCGAGGCCCGCTTCCGCTGGAACGATGTCGGCAGCTGGGACGAGGTCGCCGTGATTGCCCCCGAACTGCATGACCGCACCTGGAACCCCGAGGGGGACACCCCGGTTATCCAGATCGGCAGCGGCGAGAACTTTGTATTTGCCGACCAGCCGGTTGCCCTGATCGGGGTAAGCGACCTGCATATCGTCCAGAAGAACGGCATGCTGCTGATCGCCCGCAAGGGCCAGGCCCAAAAGGTCAAGGACGTGGTCGAGCAGCTGCGCAGCGACGGCGCCGTAGACTTTACCTGA
- a CDS encoding 1-acyl-sn-glycerol-3-phosphate acyltransferase has product MKDSTRVVEAQKELIEQLLKNASSGESITPDTVYQIGNEVNRKLVGGLIEKIMLPGSEIMGYEHLEELHNRSKAGESCLLLVEHYSNFDIPAIFRLLERRGETGTAIADSIIAIAGMKLTVENPVVRAFTEAYTRIVIYPSRSLKQYEGTPNWDEEKQLSNNINRAALHAMIRAKHNGHIILVFPSGTRYREGEPATKRGLPEMDSYLKSFDHVAFLGIAGNLLKVTDTMHHDEVTPDVMILNASPVQSAKGFRTAARENATAEDLKQATADAVMQQLDDLHQQAQAVRRERLASLG; this is encoded by the coding sequence ATGAAAGATAGCACACGAGTAGTAGAGGCTCAGAAAGAGCTGATAGAGCAGCTGCTGAAAAACGCCAGCTCCGGGGAAAGCATTACCCCGGATACGGTGTACCAGATTGGCAACGAGGTGAACCGCAAACTGGTCGGCGGGCTTATCGAGAAGATCATGCTGCCGGGCAGCGAGATCATGGGATACGAGCACCTGGAGGAGCTGCACAACCGCTCCAAAGCCGGCGAATCCTGCCTGCTGCTGGTGGAACACTACAGCAACTTCGACATCCCGGCCATCTTCCGGCTGCTGGAACGCCGGGGCGAAACCGGCACGGCAATCGCCGACAGCATAATCGCCATTGCCGGGATGAAGCTCACGGTGGAAAACCCGGTAGTACGCGCCTTTACCGAGGCCTACACCCGAATCGTAATCTACCCCTCGCGCTCGCTCAAGCAGTATGAGGGCACCCCGAACTGGGACGAAGAGAAGCAGCTGAGCAACAACATCAACCGGGCAGCCCTGCACGCCATGATCCGCGCCAAGCACAACGGGCACATCATCCTGGTGTTCCCCTCGGGCACCCGCTACCGTGAGGGCGAACCAGCCACCAAACGCGGCCTGCCGGAGATGGATTCCTACCTGAAGTCGTTCGATCATGTGGCATTTCTGGGTATAGCCGGGAATCTGCTGAAGGTAACCGACACCATGCACCACGACGAGGTAACCCCGGATGTAATGATCCTGAATGCCTCACCGGTACAGTCGGCCAAGGGGTTCCGCACTGCAGCCCGGGAAAACGCGACTGCCGAGGATCTGAAGCAGGCAACCGCCGATGCGGTTATGCAGCAGCTTGATGATCTGCACCAGCAGGCACAGGCAGTACGTCGCGAGCGCCTGGCTTCACTGGGTTAG
- a CDS encoding aminotransferase class IV, translating into MAAGFTLSMYPFVHIAKYQGEDRWSDELVEKPHATPAEEAAMPADALAELQAKRNSFPELPLVNYTTQYGMGCFEGLKAFPQPDGSLKLFRPGRNAARFARSMEGLMMPVFPEKLFTAAMQRTVAANARIGFAPSYDPAWEKTGFVDGHAVYIRPFTYSEPGIGLGLSASPWVVTVTTPVGSYFDPDGNAKAITTDRVRATPGGTGWIKCDANYVIPTLVKKAANRQGYMEAIFLDSQSGSYVEEGSSCNIFFRLEDDTLVTPALEDTVLPGINRMSVIQLAESMGVTVEERRITITEVLDRAVETFVTGTAAGVSYIESITHQGRTSVFNGGKMGELTTELLYTLKGIQYGAREDRFGWMEPVEV; encoded by the coding sequence ATGGCAGCCGGTTTTACCCTATCGATGTATCCCTTTGTGCATATCGCCAAATACCAGGGCGAGGATCGCTGGAGCGACGAGCTGGTGGAGAAGCCCCATGCCACCCCGGCCGAGGAGGCGGCCATGCCGGCCGATGCCCTGGCCGAGCTGCAGGCGAAGCGCAACTCCTTTCCCGAGCTGCCGCTGGTGAACTACACCACCCAGTACGGGATGGGCTGTTTTGAGGGGCTCAAGGCATTTCCCCAGCCGGACGGCTCGCTGAAGCTGTTCCGCCCGGGGCGCAACGCCGCCCGCTTTGCCCGCTCCATGGAGGGGCTGATGATGCCGGTCTTCCCCGAAAAGCTGTTTACCGCCGCGATGCAGCGCACCGTGGCAGCCAACGCCCGGATCGGATTCGCTCCCTCCTATGACCCGGCCTGGGAGAAGACCGGGTTTGTCGACGGGCATGCGGTCTACATCCGCCCCTTCACCTACTCCGAGCCCGGCATCGGGCTGGGGCTGAGTGCCAGCCCCTGGGTGGTTACGGTTACCACCCCGGTGGGAAGCTACTTTGACCCCGACGGGAATGCCAAGGCGATCACCACCGACCGGGTCCGGGCAACCCCCGGCGGCACCGGCTGGATAAAATGCGACGCCAACTACGTAATCCCGACACTGGTCAAGAAAGCGGCCAATCGCCAGGGCTACATGGAGGCCATATTTCTGGACAGCCAGAGCGGCAGCTATGTAGAAGAGGGCTCGAGCTGCAACATCTTTTTCCGGCTGGAGGATGACACCCTGGTTACCCCGGCACTGGAGGACACGGTTCTGCCGGGGATTAACCGGATGAGTGTTATCCAGCTGGCCGAGTCGATGGGGGTCACAGTCGAGGAGCGCCGGATCACGATAACCGAGGTGCTTGATCGTGCGGTGGAGACCTTTGTTACCGGTACCGCTGCCGGGGTTTCCTACATCGAGTCGATTACCCATCAGGGGCGCACCAGCGTTTTCAACGGGGGAAAGATGGGCGAGCTCACTACCGAGCTGCTCTACACCCTGAAGGGGATCCAGTACGGGGCCAGGGAAGACCGCTTTGGCTGGATGGAGCCGGTCGAGGTATAA
- a CDS encoding glycogen-binding domain-containing protein — MLRYSAAILLFSALAMPASLQALAVDDFAVHMQIMGLYEAQAPFVVSDHVILSFEPSRQDYSPRYVAAAFAHEDFRQMHVFARNQHGVFVLALPVPQNQDELVYRLRVDSIWMADPANPESRQDPAGRHLSQLRLPEPPEQLFGIPAVDAAGRLRLRYRGEPGQEVFVSGTFNNWDPFMHRARETSPGIYELELRVNPRQQHFYVFYVNGRRRTDPGNPEVAYGRNDRRVSAVAPPADRR, encoded by the coding sequence ATGCTGCGGTACAGTGCCGCCATCCTCCTGTTCTCCGCACTGGCGATGCCCGCATCGCTGCAGGCCCTGGCGGTGGATGATTTTGCGGTGCATATGCAGATCATGGGGCTGTACGAGGCGCAAGCCCCGTTTGTCGTGTCGGATCATGTGATCCTGTCATTCGAGCCGTCCCGCCAGGACTATTCCCCGCGTTATGTAGCCGCGGCGTTTGCGCACGAGGATTTCCGGCAGATGCATGTTTTTGCCCGTAATCAGCACGGGGTGTTTGTACTGGCCCTGCCGGTACCGCAGAACCAGGATGAGCTGGTATACCGCCTGCGGGTCGACAGCATCTGGATGGCCGACCCTGCCAACCCCGAAAGCCGGCAGGACCCTGCCGGCCGACACCTGTCTCAGCTGCGACTGCCGGAGCCGCCGGAACAGCTGTTCGGGATACCGGCAGTGGATGCCGCCGGCCGCCTGCGCCTGCGCTACCGGGGCGAACCGGGCCAGGAGGTGTTTGTGAGCGGGACCTTTAACAACTGGGACCCCTTTATGCACCGGGCCAGGGAGACGTCACCCGGGATCTACGAACTTGAGCTGCGGGTAAATCCGCGCCAGCAGCACTTCTATGTTTTCTATGTAAACGGGCGACGCCGGACAGATCCCGGTAATCCCGAGGTGGCCTACGGGCGCAACGACCGCCGGGTTTCAGCGGTGGCGCCCCCGGCTGATCGCCGTTGA
- a CDS encoding asparaginase domain-containing protein, with protein MNQPPDTRETLWRSPWSDSDDPELRIIITGGTFDKRYDAISGQLGFAGTHLPDILQRVRCSYPVVLELNQLIDSLDMQPEHHRGIVDSCRRSPQRRIVITHGTDRLQHTARELCQAGLDAAIVLTGAMIPYSISNSESLFNLGSAIAAAGILPPGVYAAMNGRIFAGSEVRKDPRHGIFLGHKPTI; from the coding sequence ATGAACCAGCCGCCGGATACCCGGGAAACCCTGTGGCGCAGCCCCTGGAGCGACAGCGACGACCCCGAGCTGCGCATCATTATAACCGGCGGCACCTTCGACAAGCGCTACGACGCTATCTCGGGGCAGCTGGGCTTTGCCGGCACCCATCTGCCGGACATCCTGCAGCGGGTGCGCTGCAGCTACCCGGTGGTACTGGAGCTGAACCAGCTGATCGACAGCCTGGACATGCAGCCCGAACACCACCGCGGCATCGTCGACAGCTGTCGCCGCTCCCCCCAGCGCCGGATCGTGATAACCCACGGCACCGACCGTCTGCAGCACACCGCCCGCGAGCTCTGCCAGGCCGGACTGGACGCCGCCATAGTGCTGACCGGTGCCATGATCCCCTACAGCATCTCCAACAGCGAATCCCTGTTCAACCTCGGCAGCGCCATCGCCGCCGCCGGCATCCTGCCCCCCGGTGTCTACGCCGCCATGAACGGCCGCATCTTTGCCGGAAGCGAAGTCCGGAAAGACCCCCGCCACGGCATTTTTCTCGGTCACAAACCGACAATTTAA
- the flcA gene encoding periplasmic flagellar collar protein FlcA, with translation MPNKEDLQQFQQHLATLAGEQEVLSGEGRQPELVEPPRPEDTAAQFADLLDTPEPAAEPEPTSDYSEQLFQSVQPPEDDDMPASPEGEMPGGFEFDDEDPFAEADQGDLPGDLLDDTGFAESPDLSPDADLEDQDLPGDDLDDFDLEGFAAQDFDEEVDASPDEGELPDLADATPGEAMEPDEAVEPYETVEPEEALSGEEFAALADEADAMPDEAAEPGEAPPPDDDFGSFDDIEDIADIDDIGSVDDIDDIDSLGDIGSVDESADAGDMPADDFSTPDFSDFSLDDIEDETPAAAPGDTGEMEDFSLPDEDMAEAGGVQDTDLDDFGVGDDFDAAPDFDSVPDFDAGGDFDSFGNEAGGELGAVDELSGFDDDDDLDVDEFSLGDFGAEFGVLEDDGGEHGIEETFAAADDDAEVLEEAAEDQLQLSEEDFSRLRQNLQKLPLNVKIHVEDIIAEGHGSPRQQRALLDQVIAGDSPRNIAGSAGRILGKKIQVPRGYEKHTGEEFEERKDSLGYQLRNVVWPVVRTALVIMALTAAFSLSVYNFIFSPLYAGHLYRQGYEQLQENAFPEAERLFNRARDFHHSRRWYIRYAEAYRGMHEFQRARSRFQDALDRWPRSKDTLLAWGEMESADLVNYPRAEELLRSYYPPEASAPYDYDIELARGDNFLRWGEQEPERYEDARRTYARLLEREGLQDILLFRMLRYFVRTDNLEEVNRLRAHFALTDPEVDGEAYAELGGYLIDKHLENPRLHSLDGVNTILLDALDAAPRHPPVYYHLARQNRISSDRTAENRALDTAITLFEDNRPLGRLDMEMLLDSIIRRGENHARREQDLDALRYLTRAQAEYENAIDRMLIRQQPRFGRLYNRIGDIYYYRGSEFEDALGMFQEARRHGYAPREQDYKIGVIHYRATRFDDALEAFTDARGTFSDERNLDYAMANTLFRRGSYSAAVGYYSRLLEQLRAERRAIPNLFVDENPTHRALVEYLRRVTNNLGVARLRESQLTGSRETWTRGIGNLTESAEISENFFRDPETAERAEIINLGYLNVRSSLLPDDSFEVEIFDSLLMDFEDREFRSY, from the coding sequence ATGCCGAATAAAGAAGATCTTCAGCAGTTTCAACAACACCTCGCCACGCTTGCCGGAGAGCAGGAAGTCCTGTCCGGGGAAGGCCGCCAGCCCGAGCTGGTCGAACCGCCACGCCCGGAGGACACCGCTGCGCAGTTTGCCGATCTTCTGGACACCCCCGAACCAGCGGCCGAACCCGAGCCGACCAGCGACTATTCCGAACAGCTGTTCCAGTCTGTGCAGCCCCCCGAGGACGACGACATGCCAGCCTCCCCGGAAGGGGAGATGCCGGGAGGGTTCGAGTTCGACGACGAGGACCCCTTTGCCGAGGCCGATCAGGGGGATCTGCCCGGCGATCTGCTGGACGACACCGGGTTCGCCGAATCCCCGGATCTGTCACCCGATGCAGACCTCGAGGACCAGGATCTGCCAGGGGACGATCTCGACGACTTCGATCTGGAAGGCTTTGCGGCACAGGACTTTGACGAAGAGGTCGATGCAAGCCCGGACGAGGGCGAGCTTCCGGATCTGGCCGATGCAACCCCCGGCGAGGCAATGGAGCCCGACGAGGCCGTAGAACCCTACGAGACAGTAGAACCCGAGGAGGCGCTGTCGGGAGAAGAGTTCGCTGCCCTTGCAGACGAGGCCGATGCAATGCCCGACGAGGCCGCAGAACCTGGCGAGGCTCCACCACCCGACGATGATTTTGGCAGCTTCGATGACATCGAGGATATCGCCGATATAGACGACATAGGCAGCGTAGATGACATAGACGACATAGACAGCCTGGGCGACATCGGCAGCGTAGACGAGAGTGCCGACGCCGGCGACATGCCGGCGGATGATTTTTCCACCCCTGATTTTTCCGATTTCAGTCTGGATGATATCGAGGACGAGACCCCGGCGGCAGCCCCGGGCGACACCGGGGAGATGGAGGACTTCAGCCTGCCCGACGAGGATATGGCGGAGGCCGGCGGGGTGCAGGACACCGATCTGGACGACTTTGGTGTCGGTGACGACTTTGATGCAGCCCCGGATTTCGACAGTGTGCCGGATTTCGATGCCGGCGGGGATTTTGACAGTTTTGGCAACGAGGCCGGAGGCGAGCTTGGTGCTGTCGATGAGCTGAGCGGGTTCGATGACGACGACGATCTGGATGTCGACGAGTTCAGCCTCGGCGATTTTGGTGCCGAGTTCGGGGTGCTGGAGGATGATGGCGGGGAACACGGCATAGAAGAAACCTTTGCCGCGGCCGACGACGATGCCGAGGTGCTGGAAGAGGCCGCCGAGGATCAGCTGCAGCTGTCGGAGGAGGATTTCTCCCGCCTGCGGCAGAACCTGCAGAAGCTGCCGCTGAACGTCAAGATCCATGTCGAGGACATCATTGCCGAGGGGCACGGCAGCCCGCGCCAGCAGCGTGCCCTGCTGGATCAGGTTATCGCCGGGGACAGCCCCCGCAATATCGCGGGCAGCGCCGGGCGGATCCTGGGCAAAAAGATCCAGGTACCACGCGGCTACGAGAAGCACACCGGGGAGGAGTTCGAGGAGCGCAAGGACTCGCTGGGCTATCAGCTGCGGAATGTAGTCTGGCCAGTGGTGCGCACCGCCCTGGTGATCATGGCGCTGACCGCAGCCTTCTCGCTGTCGGTGTACAATTTTATCTTCAGCCCCCTGTATGCCGGTCACCTCTACCGACAGGGCTACGAACAGCTGCAGGAAAACGCCTTCCCCGAGGCGGAACGCCTGTTTAACCGGGCCCGGGATTTCCATCACTCGCGTCGCTGGTACATCCGCTATGCCGAGGCCTATCGAGGCATGCACGAGTTCCAGCGCGCCCGCAGCCGGTTCCAGGATGCCCTGGATCGCTGGCCGCGCAGCAAGGATACCCTGCTTGCCTGGGGCGAGATGGAGTCCGCCGACCTGGTCAACTATCCCCGCGCCGAGGAGCTGCTGCGCAGCTACTATCCACCGGAGGCCAGTGCCCCCTACGACTACGATATCGAGCTGGCCCGCGGCGACAACTTTCTGCGCTGGGGCGAACAGGAGCCGGAGCGCTACGAAGATGCGCGCCGCACCTACGCGCGGCTGCTGGAGCGCGAGGGCTTGCAGGACATCCTGCTGTTCCGCATGCTGCGCTACTTTGTCCGTACCGACAACCTGGAAGAGGTAAACCGCCTGCGGGCCCACTTTGCCCTGACCGATCCCGAGGTGGATGGCGAGGCCTATGCCGAGCTGGGCGGCTACCTGATCGACAAGCATCTGGAAAATCCCCGACTCCACAGCCTGGACGGGGTGAATACCATCCTGCTGGATGCCCTGGATGCGGCACCGCGTCACCCGCCGGTATATTACCATCTGGCCCGGCAGAACCGTATTTCCAGCGACCGTACAGCCGAAAACCGGGCCCTGGACACCGCGATTACCCTGTTCGAGGACAACCGTCCCCTCGGGCGGCTGGACATGGAGATGCTGCTGGACTCGATTATCCGCCGCGGCGAGAACCATGCCCGGCGCGAGCAGGACCTGGATGCCCTGCGCTACCTTACCCGGGCTCAGGCCGAGTATGAAAACGCGATCGACCGCATGCTGATCCGCCAGCAGCCCCGCTTTGGCAGGCTCTACAACCGGATCGGGGATATCTACTACTATCGCGGCAGCGAGTTCGAGGATGCCCTGGGGATGTTTCAGGAGGCCCGTCGCCACGGCTATGCCCCCCGCGAGCAGGACTACAAGATCGGGGTGATTCACTACCGGGCTACCCGGTTCGATGATGCCCTGGAGGCCTTTACCGATGCCCGCGGCACCTTCAGCGATGAGCGCAACCTTGATTATGCGATGGCCAACACCCTGTTCCGTCGCGGCAGCTACAGCGCGGCCGTGGGCTACTACAGCCGGCTGCTGGAGCAGCTGCGCGCCGAGCGCCGGGCGATCCCGAACCTTTTTGTGGATGAAAATCCGACCCATCGGGCGCTGGTAGAGTATCTGCGCCGGGTTACCAACAACCTCGGGGTTGCCCGACTGCGGGAGTCACAGCTTACCGGCAGTCGCGAGACCTGGACCCGCGGCATCGGCAATCTGACCGAGTCGGCCGAGATCTCCGAAAACTTTTTCCGGGATCCGGAAACCGCCGAGCGGGCCGAGATTATCAATCTGGGGTATCTGAATGTGCGCTCCAGCCTGCTGCCTGACGACAGCTTCGAGGTAGAGATATTCGACTCGCTGCTGATGGACTTCGAGGACCGGGAGTTTCGCAGCTACTGA